Proteins encoded together in one uncultured Sphaerochaeta sp. window:
- the leuS gene encoding leucine--tRNA ligase: MSKYPFSEIETKWQKYWEDNQSFAVTEDESVPADKRVYVLDMFPYPSGAGLHVGHPEGYTATDIYCRYLRMNGYNVLHPMGFDSFGLPAENYAIKTGTHPKVTTEKNIENFRKQIKRLGFSYDWNREVSTHTSEYYRWTQWIFLQLYKQGLAYESHTPINWCDNCKTGLANEEVKDGKCERCGTTVVRKSIRQWVLKITEYADKLLADLDSVNWPESVKLMQQNWIGRSEGASVVFQIDGMDDSLEVYTTRPDTLFGATYMVVAPEHPLVDKLTSGEQKRVVEEYLEATARKSDLERTDLAKDKTGVFSGSYAINPVNGMKIPIWIADYVLISYGTGAIMAVPAHDTRDWEFAKKFNLPIIEVLKSAVDVQEEAWTEDGIHVNSDFLDGLNKEDAINTMIAWLEERKVGTKSVNYKLRDWIFSRQRYWGEPIPLVHCPTCGTVPIPEDQLPLLLPEVSSYEPSGTGESPLAKIDSWVHTTCPVCGGAAKRETNTMPQWAGSCWYYLRYLDPNNETEFVSKEKEQYWMPVDLYVGGAEHAVLHLLYARFWHKVLFDLGLVSTSEPFKRLVNQGMITSYAYQRPDKSLVPTDMVEEVETDVFVEKETGQKLERVIAKMSKSLKNVINPDEIIQEFGADSMRMYEMFMGPLEVSKPWATTGLNGIYRFLDRVWRLFEERTVTDDEPSKELNKTLHKTIKKVTHDTATLNFNTAISQMMVLVNELYKVDEFPSAVAETLVKLLGPYVPHIAEELWEKLGNKESLTKVSWPTFEEKLTIDDEIEMVFQVNGKVRDKQTVSKGMDKASALAMAKESEKIQQWIEGKTIVKEIVVPDKLVNIVVR, encoded by the coding sequence ATGAGCAAATATCCCTTCAGTGAAATTGAGACAAAATGGCAAAAATACTGGGAAGACAACCAGAGTTTTGCCGTAACCGAGGACGAGAGCGTACCAGCCGATAAGCGTGTGTACGTTTTGGACATGTTCCCCTACCCATCCGGGGCAGGGTTGCACGTGGGACACCCAGAAGGGTACACCGCAACCGACATCTACTGCCGTTACCTACGTATGAACGGCTACAACGTCCTGCATCCGATGGGATTCGACTCATTCGGGCTACCTGCTGAGAACTATGCGATCAAGACAGGCACCCATCCCAAGGTAACCACAGAGAAGAACATCGAGAACTTCCGAAAGCAGATCAAACGTCTGGGTTTCAGCTACGACTGGAATCGGGAAGTCTCTACCCATACAAGTGAATACTACCGCTGGACGCAGTGGATTTTCCTCCAGCTCTACAAGCAAGGACTGGCATATGAGTCCCATACCCCGATCAACTGGTGTGACAATTGCAAGACCGGCTTGGCTAATGAAGAGGTGAAGGACGGAAAGTGTGAACGTTGCGGAACTACGGTTGTACGTAAAAGCATCCGCCAGTGGGTTCTCAAGATTACTGAATATGCAGACAAGCTGCTCGCTGATCTGGACAGTGTAAACTGGCCCGAATCAGTGAAGCTCATGCAGCAAAACTGGATTGGAAGAAGTGAGGGTGCCTCAGTCGTCTTCCAGATTGATGGGATGGACGACAGCCTTGAAGTATATACCACCCGCCCTGACACACTCTTTGGAGCCACCTACATGGTTGTCGCCCCAGAACACCCCTTGGTAGACAAACTTACCAGCGGGGAGCAAAAGCGTGTGGTGGAGGAGTACCTTGAAGCCACTGCCAGAAAGAGTGACCTCGAGAGAACTGATCTGGCAAAGGACAAGACCGGTGTTTTCAGTGGCAGTTATGCGATCAACCCAGTAAATGGCATGAAGATCCCCATCTGGATTGCTGATTATGTATTGATCAGCTACGGCACGGGTGCCATCATGGCGGTTCCCGCCCATGATACCCGTGACTGGGAATTTGCTAAGAAATTCAATCTCCCGATCATTGAAGTACTCAAGAGTGCTGTTGATGTACAGGAAGAAGCATGGACTGAGGATGGAATCCACGTAAACAGTGACTTCCTCGATGGCCTCAACAAAGAAGACGCCATCAACACCATGATTGCCTGGCTGGAAGAGAGGAAAGTGGGTACCAAGTCCGTAAACTACAAGTTACGTGACTGGATCTTCAGTCGTCAGCGGTACTGGGGAGAACCAATTCCCTTGGTACACTGCCCAACTTGCGGAACAGTCCCCATTCCAGAAGATCAGCTACCACTGCTGCTGCCCGAGGTGTCCAGCTATGAACCAAGCGGTACTGGTGAAAGCCCACTTGCCAAAATTGACAGTTGGGTACATACCACCTGTCCGGTTTGTGGTGGAGCAGCAAAACGAGAAACCAATACCATGCCCCAGTGGGCAGGCTCCTGCTGGTATTACCTGCGCTATCTTGACCCAAACAATGAAACAGAGTTTGTAAGCAAGGAAAAGGAACAGTATTGGATGCCGGTAGACCTCTATGTCGGAGGAGCTGAGCATGCAGTACTGCACCTGCTCTACGCCCGTTTCTGGCACAAGGTTCTCTTTGACCTGGGATTGGTTTCCACCAGTGAGCCATTCAAACGGCTGGTCAACCAGGGAATGATTACCAGCTACGCGTATCAGAGACCGGACAAGAGCCTTGTCCCAACCGATATGGTGGAAGAAGTCGAGACCGACGTCTTTGTCGAGAAGGAGACTGGGCAGAAACTCGAGCGAGTCATTGCCAAGATGTCCAAGAGCCTGAAGAACGTCATCAACCCTGATGAGATTATCCAGGAATTTGGTGCCGACTCCATGCGCATGTATGAGATGTTCATGGGCCCCCTTGAGGTTTCAAAGCCATGGGCAACCACAGGTTTGAACGGTATCTATCGATTCCTGGACAGGGTTTGGAGACTCTTTGAGGAGAGAACCGTCACTGATGATGAGCCCTCCAAGGAATTGAACAAGACCCTGCATAAGACCATCAAGAAGGTAACCCACGATACAGCAACACTGAACTTCAATACGGCCATCAGCCAGATGATGGTATTGGTCAACGAGCTATACAAGGTCGACGAGTTCCCCAGTGCGGTAGCCGAGACCTTGGTAAAACTCCTTGGCCCGTATGTACCACACATTGCTGAAGAACTCTGGGAGAAACTCGGCAACAAGGAGAGTCTCACCAAGGTGAGTTGGCCTACCTTTGAGGAGAAGCTGACCATCGATGATGAGATTGAGATGGTGTTCCAGGTCAACGGAAAGGTCCGAGACAAACAGACTGTCTCTAAAGGCATGGACAAGGCTTCAGCGCTTGCAATGGCCAAAGAGAGCGAGAAGATCCAGCAGTGGATTGAAGGAAAGACCATTGTCAAGGAGATTGTGGTTCCAGATAAATTGGTGAATATTGTAGTTCGCTAG
- a CDS encoding L-serine ammonia-lyase translates to MESLRELYRIGYGPSSSHTMGPRSAAQHFLSLHADCQRFEADLYGSLAATGKGHLTDKALREVFFSAGKDVEIVWYPEIEKPFHPNALTIRSLSDTGEVIFENTYYSVGGGKIVLEGEDADQAAEVYPKAYSKMRQILNYCADEGMQIWEFALQFEDSDILTYMDEIWGVMCDAIERGVNAEGVLPGGLKLPRKASQFNSKAGEFTAAMGNPAFAISYALAVSEENAGGGKIVTAPTCGSCGVLPGVLYYLAKQYKFPKIRILRALLTAGIIGNVIKTNGSISGAEVGCQGEIGVACAMAGAAATQLLGGSIFQIEYAAEMGLEHHLGLTCDPMRGLVQIPCIERNALATMRSIDHCTYALLGDGRHKVSFDSVIEVMMETGQALPSLYRETSKGGLAKVLG, encoded by the coding sequence ATGGAATCCTTGCGTGAACTCTACAGAATTGGGTATGGCCCCTCGAGTAGTCATACCATGGGCCCGCGCTCTGCGGCACAACACTTCCTCTCCCTGCATGCTGACTGTCAGCGTTTTGAGGCTGATTTGTACGGAAGTTTGGCTGCTACCGGGAAGGGACACTTGACCGATAAAGCCTTGCGAGAGGTGTTTTTCTCCGCGGGAAAAGATGTTGAGATTGTCTGGTATCCAGAAATTGAGAAACCTTTCCACCCGAATGCACTTACAATCCGTTCTCTCTCTGATACAGGTGAAGTCATCTTTGAGAATACCTACTACAGTGTGGGAGGCGGAAAAATTGTTCTGGAAGGCGAAGATGCTGACCAGGCTGCAGAAGTCTATCCCAAGGCATATTCCAAAATGCGCCAGATCCTGAACTATTGCGCAGATGAAGGTATGCAGATCTGGGAGTTTGCTCTCCAGTTCGAGGATTCGGACATTCTTACCTACATGGATGAAATCTGGGGTGTGATGTGCGATGCAATCGAGCGTGGAGTGAATGCAGAGGGAGTGCTTCCTGGGGGCTTGAAGCTTCCAAGAAAGGCAAGCCAATTCAACTCCAAAGCTGGTGAGTTCACCGCTGCAATGGGAAATCCTGCATTTGCCATCAGCTACGCTCTTGCAGTCAGTGAGGAGAATGCTGGTGGGGGGAAGATTGTCACAGCCCCAACCTGTGGAAGTTGTGGGGTTCTCCCTGGGGTTTTATACTACCTGGCTAAACAGTATAAGTTCCCCAAGATACGTATATTGCGTGCGCTTCTTACCGCTGGGATTATTGGCAATGTGATAAAGACCAATGGATCGATCAGTGGGGCGGAGGTTGGTTGCCAAGGAGAGATAGGGGTTGCCTGTGCCATGGCTGGAGCTGCTGCTACACAGCTTCTTGGTGGCTCCATATTCCAGATAGAGTATGCTGCAGAGATGGGGCTCGAGCATCATCTTGGTCTTACCTGTGATCCAATGCGTGGTCTTGTACAGATTCCATGCATTGAGCGAAATGCTCTTGCTACCATGCGTTCCATCGACCATTGCACCTATGCCCTGCTTGGTGATGGGCGCCATAAAGTCTCTTTCGACAGTGTCATTGAGGTAATGATGGAGACTGGGCAAGCACTTCCTTCCCTCTATAGAGAAACGAGCAAAGGCGGCCTTGCCAAAGTGCTCGGTTAG
- a CDS encoding DUF4416 family protein yields MHSRLHLKSLVAFATRFGSWGPIPAHFDMGREQGFLPHRLVMGVLVSQQEMIPLVKEHLVARYGPLMDSTEPRSFAFTDYYDDEMGGKPLRFYLSFAHLIDPSQLSTIKRETNALEAEFTKDGGRRVNLDPGLLSQANLVLATTKNRAHRIPLSDGIYAELTLLYANKQFQSFPWTYADYTSEEVKLLFVTWREQYRRQLKQEGLL; encoded by the coding sequence GTGCATTCAAGGTTGCACTTGAAGAGCTTGGTGGCATTTGCCACTCGATTCGGGTCCTGGGGACCTATTCCAGCACACTTTGACATGGGTAGGGAGCAGGGTTTCCTGCCTCATCGGCTGGTGATGGGGGTGTTGGTTTCACAGCAGGAAATGATTCCTCTCGTGAAGGAGCACCTTGTTGCGCGGTATGGGCCTCTCATGGATAGCACAGAGCCCCGTTCCTTTGCCTTTACCGATTACTATGACGATGAGATGGGAGGAAAACCCTTGCGGTTTTATCTGAGCTTTGCCCATCTCATCGATCCGTCCCAGCTATCTACGATCAAACGAGAGACCAATGCATTGGAGGCGGAATTTACCAAGGATGGGGGGAGGAGAGTCAATCTTGATCCCGGATTACTGAGTCAGGCCAATCTCGTTCTTGCCACTACCAAAAATCGTGCCCACCGTATTCCATTATCTGATGGCATCTATGCTGAACTCACATTGCTGTATGCAAACAAGCAGTTCCAAAGCTTTCCCTGGACCTATGCAGATTATACAAGTGAAGAAGTGAAACTTCTCTTCGTAACTTGGAGAGAGCAGTATCGAAGACAGCTGAAGCAAGAAGGTCTCTTGTAA
- the aroF gene encoding 3-deoxy-7-phosphoheptulonate synthase has translation MIIVLQKNIGDKQKEAIRSFLVEKGYTVKEIIGQEETVFGAVGQSTVDIREVEMLEGVASVVPISKPYKLASRELKKEDTIVSVGKVKIGGNRIAIFAGPCAIESREQIMSIAESVREAGAVILRGGAFKPRTSPYAFQGLGEEGLQYLKEAGETFGMPITSEIVNPSDAPMMAKYIDMFQIGARNMQNFELLKAVGKTGMPVLLKRGLCATIEEWLMAAEYLMSSGTDQVVLCERGIRTYERATRNTLDISAIPMVQKMTHLPVIGDPSHATGVRDMVSSMSLALVASGASGLIVEVHNHPEKAFSDGPQSLYPSQFEKLMRDIQALSSVVGKSLERIPRLASITVSHTKEQVLEKDQLVVAFQGERGAYSELAIQRAFDESTKVLPCTGFADVFEAVMEGKASYGMIPMENTLGGTLYENLDLLDRHPGIEVVGEQQIRIIHNLIALHGAKKEEINEIYSHPQGLAQCTDYLAKEMAHAKAIPFFDTAGAVAYVKECGDTHKAAIAGLPAAKVHGLEVLDEAIESNSSNYTRFYIICREERSSVFRSASQVNRASLRFTVPDRPGSLFQALLVLTKHGLNMKKLESRPIPGKPWEYSFFVETELGEAGAFKVALEELGGICHSIRVLGTYSSTL, from the coding sequence ATGATAATCGTACTGCAAAAGAACATTGGGGACAAACAGAAGGAAGCAATCAGATCCTTCCTTGTTGAAAAGGGCTACACCGTCAAAGAAATCATTGGGCAGGAAGAAACTGTTTTTGGTGCGGTGGGCCAAAGTACTGTTGATATCAGGGAAGTGGAGATGCTTGAGGGAGTGGCCAGTGTGGTACCCATCAGCAAACCGTATAAACTCGCTTCCCGGGAACTGAAGAAAGAGGACACCATTGTGTCCGTTGGCAAAGTGAAGATTGGTGGAAACCGTATTGCCATTTTTGCCGGCCCCTGTGCAATAGAATCACGTGAGCAGATCATGAGCATTGCTGAGTCAGTACGAGAAGCGGGTGCTGTTATTCTCAGGGGAGGCGCATTCAAGCCAAGAACCAGCCCCTATGCCTTCCAGGGTTTGGGAGAAGAGGGACTGCAGTACCTCAAGGAAGCTGGTGAAACGTTCGGTATGCCGATAACCAGTGAAATTGTGAACCCTTCTGATGCACCAATGATGGCAAAGTACATTGACATGTTCCAGATTGGGGCAAGGAATATGCAGAATTTTGAACTCCTCAAGGCTGTAGGCAAGACCGGCATGCCGGTTCTCCTGAAGCGAGGACTTTGCGCCACCATTGAGGAGTGGCTGATGGCTGCAGAATACCTGATGAGCAGCGGTACCGACCAGGTGGTTTTGTGCGAACGAGGAATTCGTACCTATGAACGGGCTACAAGGAATACCCTCGATATCTCAGCAATCCCCATGGTGCAGAAGATGACCCACTTGCCGGTCATCGGCGATCCAAGCCATGCAACAGGGGTGAGGGATATGGTTTCCTCGATGAGCCTGGCATTGGTTGCCAGTGGAGCCTCTGGTTTGATCGTTGAAGTACACAATCATCCTGAGAAAGCCTTCAGTGATGGTCCACAATCCCTCTATCCTTCCCAGTTTGAGAAGTTGATGCGTGACATCCAGGCATTGAGTTCAGTGGTGGGAAAATCATTGGAACGTATTCCCCGCCTTGCCTCCATTACGGTTTCCCATACAAAGGAACAGGTTTTGGAGAAGGACCAGTTGGTGGTGGCCTTCCAAGGAGAGAGAGGAGCTTACAGCGAGCTTGCAATCCAGCGAGCCTTTGATGAAAGTACCAAGGTTCTTCCATGTACAGGTTTTGCAGATGTCTTTGAGGCAGTCATGGAAGGCAAAGCTTCCTATGGCATGATTCCCATGGAGAATACCTTGGGTGGTACGCTGTATGAAAATCTGGACCTTCTGGATAGACATCCAGGTATCGAGGTTGTGGGAGAGCAGCAAATAAGGATAATTCACAACCTTATTGCACTCCATGGGGCCAAGAAGGAGGAAATCAATGAGATCTACTCCCACCCGCAGGGGCTTGCACAGTGTACTGACTATCTTGCAAAGGAGATGGCACATGCCAAGGCAATACCCTTCTTCGACACCGCTGGTGCAGTCGCCTATGTAAAAGAGTGTGGTGATACTCATAAAGCCGCCATTGCCGGCCTTCCTGCGGCCAAGGTACATGGACTTGAGGTCCTTGACGAGGCTATCGAAAGCAACTCCAGCAACTATACCCGATTCTACATTATTTGCCGTGAAGAGCGAAGCAGTGTGTTCCGCTCTGCCAGCCAGGTCAATCGTGCTTCCTTACGGTTCACTGTTCCCGATCGCCCAGGATCTCTCTTCCAAGCCCTTCTGGTTCTTACCAAGCATGGCTTGAATATGAAAAAACTGGAAAGCCGTCCTATCCCTGGAAAGCCATGGGAGTACTCCTTCTTCGTGGAGACGGAACTTGGAGAGGCAGGTGCATTCAAGGTTGCACTTGAAGAGCTTGGTGGCATTTGCCACTCGATTCGGGTCCTGGGGACCTATTCCAGCACACTTTGA
- the nth gene encoding endonuclease III, protein MNDAYWDSVFTLFKQAIEKEGGILPSVSVIAERENDPFRVLIATLISLRTKDEVTLDASTRLFALAKAPESMLSLSEEEIQKAIYPSGFYKTKAKNIRTISRILLEQYGGVVPNDQEALLSLPGVGIKTANLTLNLGFQVEAICVDCHVHQIANRMGWVETKTPEQTEKDLMGIMPRRFWIPLNELLVRYGQLICTPISPFCSKCPEEERCPKMGVKRSR, encoded by the coding sequence ATGAATGATGCATATTGGGATTCAGTTTTTACACTATTCAAACAAGCAATCGAGAAGGAAGGTGGTATCCTACCCTCAGTTTCGGTAATTGCAGAGAGGGAAAATGACCCATTTCGGGTGCTTATAGCTACCCTCATTTCATTGAGAACCAAGGATGAAGTAACCCTCGATGCAAGCACAAGACTCTTTGCGCTCGCGAAGGCCCCAGAGAGTATGCTGAGCCTCAGTGAAGAGGAAATCCAGAAAGCTATCTACCCATCAGGGTTCTATAAAACCAAAGCAAAGAATATCAGGACCATCAGTAGAATACTCCTTGAACAATATGGGGGAGTTGTCCCAAATGACCAGGAAGCGCTGCTCTCCCTCCCTGGGGTAGGTATTAAAACCGCAAACCTCACCCTCAATCTGGGATTCCAGGTTGAGGCCATCTGCGTGGATTGTCATGTCCACCAGATTGCAAATCGGATGGGATGGGTGGAAACAAAAACCCCTGAGCAGACAGAGAAAGATCTTATGGGTATCATGCCAAGGAGATTCTGGATTCCTCTTAATGAACTATTGGTGCGATATGGACAGCTCATATGTACACCAATCAGCCCCTTCTGCAGCAAATGCCCTGAGGAGGAACGCTGCCCGAAGATGGGTGTGAAGCGTAGTCGTTAA